Part of the Deltaproteobacteria bacterium genome, GTTCCGGCGCGAAGCGCTCCGGGTCGAACGTCTCGGGGTCGGGCCAGAACGCGGGATGGCGGTGCGTCACCCAGGGGCTCAGCGCCACGTTGCTGCCGGCGGGGATGCGGTAGCCGCCGATCTCGTCGTCTTCCTTCGCGCGCCGCGACACGAACCAGGCCGGCGGATAGAGGCGCATCGCCTCGTCGATGATCATCCGCGTCCAGGGCAGGCGCGGCAGATCGTCCACCCCCGGGCGCCGCGTCCCGAGCACCGCGCTGAGCTCGGCGCGCTGTTTCTCGGCGACGTCGGGGTGGCGGGCGAGGAGGTACCACGTCCACGCGAGGGCGTTCGCCGTGGTCTCGTGGCCGGCGAGGAGGAGCGTCATCACCTCGTCGCGCAGCTGCCGGTCGGTCATTCCCTCGCCCGTCTCCTCGTCGCGCAGCTCGAGGAGGGTCGTCAGAAGGTCGTCGCCGTCGCCGCCCCCCGCCCGCCGCGTGCGGATGATGCCGAAGACGATGTCGTCGAGCGCCCGGAGCGCGCGGCGTGGGCCCGGCCGCAGCGGCGGACGGCCGGCGAGGAGGAGCCCGATCGGCGAATCGAACTGGGCGGAGATGTAACGGTTGAGCGTCGTGACGGCCTCGCTCAGCGCGTCCGCCGGTCCCCCGATGTCCACCCGGAAGAGCGCCCGCGCGACGATGTCGAGCGCGAGCCGGCTCATCTCCGCGGCGACGTCGAGCACCTCCCCGCGCATCGCGTCCCAGCGGTCCAGCATGAGCTCCGTCCGCGCGGTCATCAGCTCGCCCAGCGCCGCGATCCGCTCGCGATGGAACGCGGGCTGGATGAGCCGTCGCTGCCGGAGCCAGAGCGCCCCTTCGCTGGTGAGAAGCCCATCGCCGAGCACGGGCTTCAGCATCCGGTAGTCGAGATTGTCCTTGCTGTAGTTCGTGTGCCGCTCCTGAAGCACGTGGCGGACGCCGTCCGGATGCGTGACGAGCGTGACGCGCCAGAAGAAGAACCGGAACACGACCACGTCGCCGTGCTCGCGTCGCGTCGCCGCGAGGAGCCCGAGCGGATCCTCCCGCATGCCGCGGAGGATGCGAAGCGTCCCACCCGCGCGGGGGGGCATCGCGGCGCGCCCCCCGATCTCCTGCGCCCGGACCGCCACATCGAGGGCGATATCAGCGTCGTCGGCGAGGGACAAGCCGCTAGCGGTGCGGTCGTCGCTCGGTATGCGCGAGGACGCCTGTACCGGATCTGCCCGCAGCGGACGACTGCTGCGGCATCCGAGCCTATCCGCCCACGATCTCGAGACCGTATCGCTCGTAGACGAGGCGCGCGCGCCGGTCGAGGGTCGCAAGCGCGACGCCCGCCGCCCGCGCGGTAGCCGCGACCAGAGCGTCGTAGGCGGCACCACCCGACACGCCGTGTTCCGGCAAAGCCGACACGAACCGCCGGTGCTCCACCGCCGACAGCACGAGGAACCGCCCCGCAAACCGCTGAACGAGCCAGTCGCGGACCACGCCGGACTCCGCGCGATGAGGCGGCGGGAGCCGCGTCAGCACGGAGAACGTCTCGACCGCACAATGTCCTGGAGAGCTCCGAACGGGGGTCCACGCCGAGGCCGCCGCTGCCCCCGTTGACCTGTGAATCCCGATTCACTAGGCTCGTGAATCAGGATTCACATCCGAGAAGGAGGTGCCGCGTGAGCGTACGCTACCGTGTGGACGGGCCGATCGCCGTGATCACGATCGATCGCCCCGAAGTGGCCAACGCCATCGACCGGCCCACCGCCGAGGCGCTGGCCGACGCTTTCCGCCGCTTCGATGCCGACGAGTCGCTCTCCGTCGCGGTCCTCACCGGCGCGAACGGGAAGTTCTGCGCCGGGGCCGACCTGAAGGCGATGCGGGATGACCCGGCGCGCGTGAGCCGCGTCGCGCCGGACGGGGACGGTCCGGTGGGGCCGACGCGGATGCTCCTCGGCAAGCCCGTCATCGCGGCGGTCGAGGGGCACGCCGTCGCGGGCGGTCTCGAGCTCGCCGCCTGGTGCGACCTCCGCGTCGCGGCCGAGGACGCCGTGTTCGGCGTCTTCTGTCGGCGCTGGGGCATTCCGCTGATGGACGGCGGCACGATCCGCCTCGTGCGCCTCATCGGGCACAGCCACGCGCTGGACCTGATCCTCACCGGCCGCGGCGTCTCCGGCGAGGAGGCGTTGCGGATGGGCCTCGCCAACCGACTCGTCCCACGCGGTCAGGCGCTCGCGGCCGCGATGTCGCTCGCACGGGAGATCGCGTCGCGACCGCAGACGGCGCTGCGCAGCGACCGGCTCTGTTCCTACGAGCAGTGGAGCCTGGCGCTCGACGAGGCGCTCGGCGTCGAGTACCGGCGCGGCATGGCGACCCTCGAGACGGGCGAGATGATCGGCGGTCTCGAGCGCTATGCGTCGGGGGGCTGGCGCGAGGGCCGATTCACGTGAGCCGCGACGAGGAGGTCGCGACGATGGAGGTCCTGGCGGATGATCGGTCGGTGATCCAGCGGATCCTGGACCACATCGACAACGACACGACGGACGTGAGCGAGACGGTCTGGCG contains:
- a CDS encoding cytochrome P450; the encoded protein is MAVRAQEIGGRAAMPPRAGGTLRILRGMREDPLGLLAATRREHGDVVVFRFFFWRVTLVTHPDGVRHVLQERHTNYSKDNLDYRMLKPVLGDGLLTSEGALWLRQRRLIQPAFHRERIAALGELMTARTELMLDRWDAMRGEVLDVAAEMSRLALDIVARALFRVDIGGPADALSEAVTTLNRYISAQFDSPIGLLLAGRPPLRPGPRRALRALDDIVFGIIRTRRAGGGDGDDLLTTLLELRDEETGEGMTDRQLRDEVMTLLLAGHETTANALAWTWYLLARHPDVAEKQRAELSAVLGTRRPGVDDLPRLPWTRMIIDEAMRLYPPAWFVSRRAKEDDEIGGYRIPAGSNVALSPWVTHRHPAFWPDPETFDPERFAPERAATRPRFAYFPFGGGPRLCIGNTFALTEAQLVLATVASRWRLDLPQGHAAEPEPLVTLRPRGGLPMRVHRL
- a CDS encoding type II toxin-antitoxin system VapC family toxin translates to MLTRLPPPHRAESGVVRDWLVQRFAGRFLVLSAVEHRRFVSALPEHGVSGGAAYDALVAATARAAGVALATLDRRARLVYERYGLEIVGG
- a CDS encoding crotonase/enoyl-CoA hydratase family protein, whose protein sequence is MSVRYRVDGPIAVITIDRPEVANAIDRPTAEALADAFRRFDADESLSVAVLTGANGKFCAGADLKAMRDDPARVSRVAPDGDGPVGPTRMLLGKPVIAAVEGHAVAGGLELAAWCDLRVAAEDAVFGVFCRRWGIPLMDGGTIRLVRLIGHSHALDLILTGRGVSGEEALRMGLANRLVPRGQALAAAMSLAREIASRPQTALRSDRLCSYEQWSLALDEALGVEYRRGMATLETGEMIGGLERYASGGWREGRFT